Proteins encoded together in one Oceanobacillus iheyensis HTE831 window:
- a CDS encoding hydroxymethylglutaryl-CoA synthase: protein MKIGIDKIGFYAPHLYLDMNELAEERGVEPEKFTIGIGQEKMAVPPITQDTVTLAANAAAQILDETDKQDIDMVIFGTESGIDHSKSAAVNVHQLLGLQPHARAIELKQACYGATAGIQMARGHIALNPNRKVLVLGSDIARYGLRTPGESTQGAGAVALLISADPSIMAIEQESTYYTDDIMDFWRPVYSDIAFVDGKYSNEQYIAFFQKVWNAYKEQTNRGLEDFAAICFHLPYTKMGLKALRTVLDEVEENTQTHLKEQYRLSTQYNRNIGNIYTGSLYLSLLSLLENSNELTAGDKIGMYSYGSGAVGEFFSGVLQEGFEKQLHQTKHNAMFEKRQKISVSEYEKIFEQQIPTDGSVTEWSTKEDPAEICLTGIQNHQRIYQVK from the coding sequence TTGAAGATTGGAATAGATAAGATTGGTTTCTATGCTCCGCATTTATATTTAGACATGAATGAATTAGCTGAAGAACGTGGAGTCGAGCCAGAAAAATTCACAATAGGAATCGGCCAAGAAAAAATGGCCGTACCGCCAATTACACAAGACACAGTTACGTTAGCTGCGAATGCGGCTGCACAGATATTAGATGAAACGGATAAGCAAGATATTGACATGGTGATTTTTGGAACAGAGTCAGGTATCGATCATTCCAAATCAGCTGCGGTAAATGTGCACCAACTATTAGGATTACAACCGCATGCACGTGCTATTGAATTAAAACAAGCATGTTATGGTGCTACAGCAGGTATTCAGATGGCGAGAGGACATATAGCTTTAAATCCGAATCGTAAAGTATTAGTGTTAGGATCAGATATTGCACGATACGGATTAAGAACACCAGGAGAATCAACACAGGGAGCGGGTGCGGTTGCGTTATTAATTTCCGCTGATCCAAGTATTATGGCAATTGAACAAGAAAGTACCTACTATACGGATGATATTATGGATTTCTGGAGACCGGTTTACTCAGACATAGCATTTGTTGATGGTAAGTACTCCAATGAGCAGTATATTGCATTTTTTCAAAAAGTTTGGAATGCATATAAAGAGCAGACAAATCGTGGTTTAGAAGATTTTGCAGCAATTTGTTTTCATTTACCATATACGAAAATGGGCTTAAAGGCCTTGCGTACTGTATTGGATGAGGTAGAAGAAAATACTCAAACGCATCTGAAGGAACAATATCGATTAAGTACCCAATATAATCGCAATATCGGTAATATCTATACAGGTTCGCTTTATTTGAGTTTACTTTCATTATTGGAAAACAGTAATGAATTAACAGCTGGTGACAAAATAGGTATGTATAGCTACGGATCTGGTGCTGTTGGGGAATTTTTCTCTGGTGTATTACAAGAAGGTTTTGAAAAACAATTACATCAAACAAAACATAATGCGATGTTTGAGAAAAGACAAAAAATATCGGTATCTGAATATGAAAAAATCTTCGAACAACAAATCCCAACGGACGGTTCAGTTACGGAATGGTCAACAAAAGAGGACCCGGCTGAGATTTGCCTAACAGGGATACAAAATCATCAACGTATATATCAAGTGAAATAA
- a CDS encoding ribonuclease H family protein encodes MTKNEKKMIGGDKVNIRLAYMYRAKGIEINFMSDEMRIEDGVIVAEKLEKEKSVQNLYAIDDLDRTWSTKELKRLVAQVEEEPHHILVYFDGGFDRNDLIAGVGVVIYYEKNKKYFRRRKNVKLEQLDNNNEAEYAGLYHSLELLEEMQATHQSITFKGDSMVVIHQLKEEWPCYEENLQRWIDRIENKIEQLGIQPDYQVIPRKDNKEADQLASQSIQGIQIESTLEINKRK; translated from the coding sequence ATGACTAAGAATGAAAAAAAGATGATCGGTGGAGATAAAGTGAATATACGTTTAGCATATATGTATCGAGCTAAAGGAATCGAGATAAATTTTATGTCGGATGAAATGCGTATAGAAGATGGCGTTATAGTTGCGGAGAAGTTAGAGAAAGAGAAGTCTGTTCAAAATCTATATGCAATAGATGATCTGGATCGAACCTGGTCGACTAAAGAATTAAAACGCTTAGTAGCTCAAGTGGAAGAAGAACCCCATCATATTTTGGTTTACTTTGATGGTGGATTTGATAGAAATGATTTAATTGCAGGTGTTGGAGTTGTAATTTACTACGAAAAAAACAAAAAATACTTTCGACGTAGAAAAAACGTCAAATTAGAGCAGTTAGATAATAATAATGAAGCAGAATATGCTGGATTATATCATAGTTTAGAGCTACTTGAAGAAATGCAAGCGACTCATCAGTCAATTACCTTTAAAGGCGATTCAATGGTAGTTATTCATCAGTTGAAAGAAGAGTGGCCTTGCTATGAAGAAAATCTTCAACGTTGGATTGATCGTATTGAAAATAAGATAGAACAACTTGGAATCCAACCTGATTATCAAGTTATTCCGAGAAAAGATAATAAGGAAGCTGACCAATTAGCATCACAATCAATTCAAGGTATACAAATTGAAAGTACATTGGAAATAAATAAAAGAAAATAA
- a CDS encoding AAA family ATPase, translating to MRPLYLKLTAFGPYKDTEIIDFTKLGDVQLFSISGNTGAGKTTIFDGIAFALYGRASGSDREDNRLLRSDFAEDHTHTSVELTFTIKERTYRVLRQPGHIKKGNKTKTGEKYELFELTEQKEISIVDRQIVSEVDKKIEELIGLTQDQFKQIVMLPQGEFRKLLTSETENKEAILRRLFKTEHYKYMNEILRQKKNTFEQSYNRVSDQLTQTMKQVSSTFPLRENSKLQYVFQTEYYNVQQVLEALNEEKTYYHQEIEKKTQQYTSSYKKHDIAQKEYYAAKHINEQFDQLQVKKQRSQELMNKQAEIRLIENQLKAAEQAQRIEPIEQFALNYQQQLQEKEIQLKTLTEKEQQAAEQLKLVTAKYKNEEEKSEQREKISIYISQLESYLPIVEQLDSESNEIQSLKNQNVQQEQKIREDGQLLERKEKEQESLSEEIKKLTKQVEKASDLNKRLTELRQVGKLLQRLISLQKEEAYIQNKYQQTKQDYENSEKQYQEIEQNWINNQAFVLASHLHDEEECPVCGSTTHPNKASIENQSVTKEALESFRIQKEEKNKNWQEQQVALSSTKTSLTEVSAELNEWGISLDNPSITFDEIVQEGKQLAEQKKNIQHAKEKRNNYEAKVEQQKREDKKNKEAFEQLKQKYQEQVSLLKSKQASHIEKKKQVPEEFHQLSKLKDSLRIQKQQKQEMEQAWKEIQQEYQQITQRHLEIRSEVKNYQTQITDLSKQVEKANKEFEQKISEAGFTRETYQEAKLEESILLQRKQQVENYKQEKQQIDNQVKELEAILAQQERQDLGFLEERLRDLKHDFEQNLNELNTLKKFDQEIRSIKERMEVLHNEVAETENKLMVITEVYDVLRGQNQKKVSFERYLQMEYLEQIIEAANYRLKDLSNGQFYLTRSDRQESHGRQSGLALDVYDTYTGQTRDVKTLSGGEKFNASLCLALGMSDVIQSFQGNVMIQTMFIDEGFGSLDEESLTKAIDTLVQLQKSGRLIGVISHVQELKDILPATIEVKKTKEGYSHTKLIVK from the coding sequence TTGCGACCGTTGTATCTAAAACTAACAGCGTTTGGACCATATAAAGATACAGAAATTATTGATTTCACAAAATTAGGTGACGTACAGCTCTTTTCTATATCCGGTAATACCGGCGCAGGAAAAACAACGATATTTGATGGGATTGCCTTTGCTTTATATGGGAGGGCTAGCGGCTCTGATAGAGAAGATAATCGTTTACTCCGAAGTGATTTTGCCGAGGACCATACTCACACCTCTGTAGAGTTAACATTTACAATTAAAGAGAGAACCTATCGAGTATTGCGTCAGCCTGGCCATATAAAAAAAGGAAATAAAACAAAAACCGGTGAGAAGTATGAACTGTTCGAATTAACGGAACAAAAGGAAATCTCGATCGTAGACAGACAGATTGTAAGCGAAGTTGATAAGAAAATTGAAGAACTAATAGGTCTTACACAAGATCAATTTAAACAAATCGTAATGTTGCCTCAAGGTGAATTTCGTAAATTATTAACCTCAGAAACAGAGAATAAAGAAGCGATATTAAGACGGTTATTTAAAACAGAACATTATAAGTATATGAATGAAATATTGCGTCAGAAAAAAAATACGTTTGAACAATCGTATAATCGTGTTTCGGATCAGTTAACCCAAACAATGAAACAAGTTTCTTCTACTTTTCCACTTCGTGAGAATTCCAAGTTACAATATGTTTTTCAAACAGAGTATTATAATGTACAGCAGGTACTTGAGGCGTTGAATGAGGAAAAAACATATTATCATCAAGAAATAGAAAAGAAAACCCAGCAATACACTTCGAGTTATAAGAAGCACGATATTGCCCAGAAGGAATATTATGCGGCAAAACATATAAATGAACAGTTTGATCAACTTCAAGTGAAAAAACAGCGTAGTCAGGAGCTAATGAACAAGCAAGCAGAGATACGCCTTATAGAGAATCAACTGAAAGCTGCGGAGCAAGCGCAACGAATTGAACCGATAGAGCAATTTGCATTAAACTACCAACAACAATTACAAGAAAAAGAGATTCAGTTAAAAACGCTGACTGAAAAAGAACAACAAGCAGCTGAACAATTAAAGTTAGTCACTGCAAAATATAAAAATGAAGAAGAAAAGAGCGAACAAAGAGAAAAAATATCGATTTATATTAGTCAACTTGAATCGTATCTTCCAATAGTTGAGCAGCTGGACTCTGAATCAAATGAAATCCAATCTTTGAAAAATCAAAATGTACAACAGGAGCAAAAGATACGTGAAGATGGACAGTTACTTGAGAGAAAAGAAAAAGAACAAGAAAGTCTATCTGAGGAAATAAAGAAATTAACAAAGCAAGTTGAAAAAGCTTCCGACTTAAATAAGCGGTTAACTGAATTAAGGCAAGTTGGAAAGTTGCTTCAAAGGCTTATTAGTTTGCAAAAAGAAGAAGCTTATATACAAAACAAGTATCAACAAACAAAACAAGATTATGAAAATAGTGAAAAACAATATCAAGAAATAGAACAAAATTGGATAAATAATCAAGCATTTGTGTTGGCTTCACATCTACATGATGAAGAAGAATGTCCTGTTTGCGGAAGTACTACCCATCCTAATAAAGCTTCTATTGAAAATCAATCCGTTACGAAAGAAGCGTTAGAATCGTTTCGGATTCAGAAGGAAGAAAAGAATAAAAATTGGCAGGAACAACAAGTTGCGCTATCTTCAACTAAAACCTCTTTAACAGAGGTGTCTGCTGAACTTAACGAATGGGGAATATCACTAGATAATCCATCTATCACATTCGATGAAATTGTACAAGAGGGCAAACAATTAGCTGAACAAAAAAAAAATATCCAACATGCAAAAGAGAAACGAAATAATTATGAAGCAAAGGTAGAGCAACAAAAAAGAGAAGATAAAAAGAATAAGGAAGCTTTTGAACAACTGAAGCAAAAATATCAAGAGCAAGTTTCTCTGTTAAAATCAAAGCAAGCTAGCCATATAGAGAAAAAGAAGCAAGTACCAGAAGAATTCCATCAGTTATCGAAACTAAAAGATAGTTTACGTATTCAAAAACAACAAAAACAAGAAATGGAACAAGCATGGAAAGAGATCCAACAAGAATATCAACAAATAACACAAAGGCATTTGGAAATCCGCTCTGAAGTGAAAAATTATCAAACACAGATAACAGATCTGAGTAAGCAAGTCGAAAAGGCGAACAAGGAATTTGAACAAAAAATCAGTGAAGCTGGTTTTACTCGAGAGACTTATCAAGAAGCGAAATTAGAAGAAAGTATTTTACTTCAGCGTAAGCAACAAGTTGAAAATTACAAACAAGAAAAGCAACAAATAGACAATCAAGTTAAAGAGTTAGAAGCAATATTAGCGCAACAAGAAAGACAAGATCTTGGTTTCTTAGAAGAAAGACTTAGGGATTTAAAACATGATTTCGAACAAAATTTAAATGAATTAAATACACTTAAAAAATTTGACCAAGAAATTCGTTCTATTAAAGAGCGGATGGAAGTACTACACAATGAAGTTGCAGAAACAGAAAATAAACTAATGGTAATTACAGAAGTTTATGATGTATTACGTGGGCAAAATCAGAAAAAAGTATCTTTTGAAAGATATTTACAAATGGAATATCTAGAACAGATTATTGAAGCTGCTAATTATCGACTAAAAGACTTATCTAATGGACAATTCTATCTAACAAGAAGTGATCGACAAGAATCTCATGGTCGACAAAGTGGGCTTGCTTTAGATGTTTATGATACCTATACTGGTCAAACAAGGGATGTTAAAACGTTATCTGGCGGAGAGAAATTTAATGCGTCTCTTTGCCTGGCTTTAGGTATGTCTGATGTGATTCAAAGTTTTCAAGGGAATGTTATGATCCAAACGATGTTTATAGATGAAGGTTTTGGTTCATTGGATGAGGAATCACTAACAAAGGCAATTGATACGTTAGTACAGCTACAAAAATCAGGAAGGTTAATCGGTGTAATATCGCATGTTCAAGAGTTAAAAGATATACTACCTGCGACCATTGAAGTTAAAAAGACGAAAGAAGGGTATAGTCATACTAAATTAATTGTGAAATAA
- a CDS encoding exonuclease SbcCD subunit D has product MKIFHTADWHLGKLVQGIYMTEDQNYILNQFVAEVEREQPDVVIIAGDLYDRAVPPVDAVHLLDQILDKIIHGLQIPVLAIAGNHDSPGRLHFGSGLMKENGYHVIGKISRELEPVILKDSYGEVHFHFIPYADPSMVRNTFENEDIRTHDDAAKYITDKIRENMDPHARHVAIGHAFVTPFGEERENTSDSERPLSIGGAEYVNAHHFKIFNYTALGHLHQAHHVLDEKIRYAGSPLKYSISEENHKKGFLIVDLAENGEVSVEKKFLNPRRDMRRVKMTMEEIFNEKPSDDYVFVQLMDQTPVLSPMEKIRSIYPNAMHVERVLISPISVKEEDSIPKTKMNEMELFHAFYKEVKGEGPSEEALEIIKTIMDDLNKEEEHIEVNTK; this is encoded by the coding sequence ATGAAAATATTCCATACTGCAGATTGGCATCTGGGGAAGCTGGTTCAAGGAATATATATGACAGAAGACCAAAATTATATACTAAATCAATTTGTTGCAGAAGTTGAAAGGGAACAACCGGATGTAGTAATTATTGCCGGAGATCTATATGATCGGGCAGTTCCCCCAGTTGATGCAGTTCATTTATTAGATCAGATATTAGATAAAATAATTCACGGACTTCAGATCCCGGTATTAGCAATTGCTGGGAACCATGATAGTCCTGGAAGGTTACATTTTGGAAGTGGATTAATGAAAGAGAATGGTTACCATGTTATCGGTAAAATATCCCGAGAACTAGAACCAGTCATTTTGAAAGACTCGTATGGAGAAGTGCATTTTCATTTCATTCCTTACGCAGATCCTAGTATGGTACGCAATACTTTTGAAAATGAAGACATACGTACACATGATGATGCTGCAAAATATATTACAGATAAAATTCGTGAAAATATGGACCCTCATGCAAGGCATGTCGCGATTGGACATGCTTTTGTAACGCCATTTGGTGAAGAACGTGAGAATACAAGTGATTCAGAACGGCCACTTTCCATAGGTGGAGCAGAATATGTAAATGCACATCATTTTAAAATATTTAACTATACAGCACTTGGGCATCTCCACCAGGCGCATCATGTATTGGATGAGAAAATTCGCTACGCTGGATCTCCTTTAAAATACTCGATTTCTGAAGAAAATCATAAAAAGGGTTTTCTTATAGTTGACTTGGCTGAAAATGGGGAAGTCTCTGTTGAGAAGAAGTTTTTAAATCCACGACGAGATATGCGTCGTGTGAAAATGACGATGGAAGAAATATTTAACGAAAAGCCTAGCGATGATTATGTATTTGTTCAATTAATGGATCAAACTCCAGTATTATCACCAATGGAAAAAATCCGGTCTATTTATCCAAATGCAATGCATGTTGAACGAGTACTGATATCACCGATTTCTGTAAAAGAAGAAGATTCAATACCGAAGACAAAAATGAATGAAATGGAACTTTTCCATGCTTTTTATAAAGAAGTAAAAGGTGAAGGACCTTCCGAAGAGGCTTTAGAAATTATTAAAACAATAATGGATGATTTAAATAAAGAAGAAGAGCATATAGAAGTTAATACAAAATGA
- a CDS encoding EAL domain-containing protein, giving the protein MDPLDVMLDMDQLLPYYKPIVSADTQMIIGYEVIAYFQNKNGKLQRMDWFFDDVSIPDEFRLEVNTYLQRKAIENKLEKKNNSFLSFYYDADLLVRNNGEQLLEILEEYQLKGLKLNEIILEVKDTDFPKDLDQLANLIKYLKTLGVKVSIHLENPNGILDQLATLHPNVLKVDTSFLKDDLLPHLYKDVYYAISMLSRKIGASLLFKGINNYNQFNYAWRSGGQYYQGRYLIQPQPDFVEVDSCKSIIQDSFKQFITYERKKGKAQLELLEKIHATFTSILTQSTLTDNYDEFILNVGKACKEFAFRVYICNGEGIQLSSNAEKDQEDRWNLVKEGLNKNWSWRPYFFENVMRMNLEKKGLLSDLYTDIDKSELIRTYSYPLTNGRYIFLDIPYRYLFEQEGLL; this is encoded by the coding sequence ATGGATCCGTTAGATGTTATGTTAGATATGGACCAATTACTTCCTTATTATAAGCCGATCGTCAGTGCAGATACGCAAATGATTATTGGATATGAAGTGATTGCTTATTTTCAAAATAAGAATGGAAAGTTACAACGAATGGATTGGTTTTTTGATGATGTATCCATTCCAGATGAATTTCGTTTAGAAGTAAATACGTATCTTCAACGCAAAGCGATAGAGAATAAACTGGAAAAGAAAAATAATAGTTTTCTATCTTTTTATTATGACGCTGATTTACTAGTTCGCAATAATGGTGAACAGTTACTTGAAATACTTGAAGAATATCAATTAAAAGGATTAAAATTAAATGAAATTATATTAGAAGTGAAAGACACTGATTTTCCGAAGGATTTGGACCAACTAGCCAACCTGATAAAATATTTAAAAACATTAGGTGTTAAAGTAAGTATTCACCTGGAAAATCCCAATGGTATCCTAGACCAACTAGCTACCTTACATCCAAACGTATTAAAAGTGGATACGAGTTTTCTAAAGGATGATTTACTACCTCATCTGTACAAAGATGTATACTATGCAATCTCCATGTTGTCACGTAAAATTGGTGCGTCTCTTTTATTTAAAGGGATAAATAATTATAATCAATTTAATTATGCTTGGAGAAGTGGTGGCCAATATTATCAAGGCAGGTATTTAATACAACCCCAACCTGATTTTGTAGAAGTTGATAGCTGTAAATCTATCATTCAAGATAGTTTTAAACAATTCATTACATATGAACGAAAAAAAGGTAAGGCTCAACTTGAACTTCTTGAAAAAATTCATGCTACATTTACCAGTATATTAACACAATCTACACTAACAGATAACTATGACGAATTTATATTAAATGTAGGTAAAGCGTGTAAGGAATTCGCGTTTCGTGTTTATATTTGTAATGGTGAAGGAATTCAACTATCTTCCAACGCAGAAAAAGATCAGGAAGATAGGTGGAATCTCGTAAAAGAGGGGTTAAATAAAAACTGGAGTTGGCGACCATATTTTTTTGAAAATGTGATGCGGATGAACTTAGAGAAGAAAGGTTTGCTTTCTGATTTGTATACGGATATAGATAAATCGGAATTAATTCGTACATATTCATATCCACTTACAAATGGACGTTATATATTTTTAGATATCCCTTATCGTTATTTATTTGAACAAGAGGGACTGTTATAA
- the qoxA gene encoding cytochrome aa3 quinol oxidase subunit II, with protein MKKKWAYIMLLTATAMFLAGCEPLLVLDPKGPQAATTANVIWISIITMAVIVIVVITMLAVVLFKYRASKQSDDYEPPHIEGSPIVEGIIVGVPVLIVTFLAVVSVISTYQVESVPEGYEDEEPLVIYASSSNWKWHFSYPEQDIETVNYVFIPQDRNVEFRLYSHSTISSFWVPQLAGQKYAMADMVNTLNVVADHPGDFVGRNSNFNGEGFAENMFNVTVMPHDEFDTWIEEIHATADPLTEDKFEELLEPGHLGQMTFTGTHQEFKPAPEGENSPHNHGPSESEDEGHDHH; from the coding sequence ATGAAGAAAAAGTGGGCCTATATAATGTTATTAACAGCAACAGCTATGTTCTTAGCGGGTTGTGAACCATTACTCGTACTTGATCCTAAGGGGCCACAAGCAGCAACGACCGCAAATGTTATATGGATTTCAATTATAACAATGGCAGTAATTGTAATTGTTGTAATAACAATGCTAGCAGTTGTTTTGTTTAAGTATAGAGCTTCAAAACAAAGTGACGATTATGAGCCACCACACATAGAAGGAAGTCCTATTGTAGAAGGAATTATTGTAGGGGTTCCAGTATTAATTGTAACATTCTTAGCAGTTGTTTCTGTTATTTCTACGTATCAAGTAGAATCAGTACCTGAAGGGTATGAAGATGAAGAGCCTTTAGTTATTTATGCATCGTCTTCTAACTGGAAATGGCACTTTAGTTATCCAGAACAAGATATTGAAACTGTAAACTATGTATTTATACCACAGGATAGAAATGTTGAATTTAGATTATATTCTCATAGTACAATCTCTAGTTTCTGGGTTCCTCAACTAGCTGGTCAGAAATATGCAATGGCTGACATGGTAAATACATTGAACGTAGTTGCAGATCACCCAGGCGATTTTGTAGGAAGAAACTCTAACTTTAATGGTGAAGGTTTTGCAGAAAATATGTTTAATGTAACCGTTATGCCTCATGACGAATTTGACACTTGGATAGAGGAAATTCATGCTACAGCAGATCCTCTTACAGAAGATAAGTTTGAAGAGTTACTAGAACCAGGCCATCTTGGTCAAATGACATTCACAGGAACACATCAAGAATTCAAACCTGCTCCTGAAGGTGAGAATAGTCCTCATAATCATGGACCATCTGAGTCTGAAGATGAAGGGCACGATCACCACTAA
- the qoxB gene encoding cytochrome aa3 quinol oxidase subunit I produces the protein MNILERFAIPPHDDPMLYASLVAIALVSIAVVVGITYFKKWGYLWNEWLTTVDHKRIGIMYIISALLMLFRGGADGVMMRLQTSVPDNSFLDAQHYNEVFTTHGVVMIFFMAMAFIIGLMNYVIPLQIGARDVAFPRLNALSFWLYFAGAMLFNISFVVGGSPDAGWTNYYPLAGPEFSEHVGVNYYNWALQISGIGTLMTGINFVVTIMKMRAPGMKLMKMPMFTWSALITNIIIVFAFPVLTIALLMGTLDRQFFTNFFTTSDGGMDMMWANLFWIWGHPEVYILILPAFGIYSQIISTFSQRNLYGYKSMVASMVIISLLSFVVWVHHFFTMGQGALTNSIFSITTMAIAVPTGIKIFNWLLTMWKGKIRFTTPMLYSIAFIPLFTIGGVTGVMLSIASADYQYHNTMFLVAHFHNVIIPGVVFAMIAGLIYYWPKMFGFLLNERIGKWAFWNIVIGFCLSFFPMYITGLDGQARRMYTYSEASGFGPLNLLSFGGVALLTLGFILLVYNIYYSFRHAPRNVGDDPWNARSLEWATHNPVPEYNFAVTPTVDSEEAFWDYKKNGYKLFKEPISDIHMPNNSGWSIILAGFFFIFGFFFVFHVWAGVIVGAIGILGCLLYRTFEKDDGHHIHKEEIIETEKKFGGDKK, from the coding sequence ATGAATATATTAGAAAGATTTGCCATTCCTCCGCATGACGATCCGATGCTTTATGCATCCTTAGTTGCCATTGCACTTGTTTCTATTGCGGTTGTTGTAGGCATTACCTACTTCAAAAAATGGGGATACCTTTGGAATGAATGGTTGACTACCGTTGACCATAAACGTATAGGAATTATGTATATAATTTCAGCACTTCTCATGCTTTTCCGCGGTGGTGCTGATGGAGTTATGATGCGTCTACAAACTTCAGTACCTGACAACAGTTTCTTAGATGCACAGCATTATAATGAAGTATTTACTACCCATGGTGTGGTTATGATTTTCTTCATGGCCATGGCATTTATTATAGGTTTAATGAACTATGTTATTCCATTGCAAATTGGTGCGCGAGATGTTGCATTCCCTCGCTTAAACGCACTAAGTTTCTGGCTATATTTTGCTGGTGCAATGTTGTTCAATATTTCATTCGTTGTTGGAGGATCACCAGATGCTGGTTGGACCAACTATTATCCTCTAGCAGGACCAGAATTTAGTGAACATGTTGGTGTTAACTACTACAACTGGGCATTACAGATATCCGGTATTGGTACACTGATGACTGGTATTAACTTTGTAGTCACGATAATGAAAATGCGTGCACCAGGTATGAAATTGATGAAAATGCCGATGTTCACTTGGTCTGCTTTAATTACCAATATTATTATTGTATTTGCATTCCCTGTATTAACAATCGCCCTATTAATGGGTACGCTTGACCGTCAGTTCTTTACGAATTTCTTTACAACATCCGACGGCGGTATGGATATGATGTGGGCAAACTTATTCTGGATATGGGGACATCCGGAAGTATATATCTTGATATTACCTGCATTTGGTATTTACAGTCAGATTATCTCGACATTCTCACAAAGAAACTTATATGGTTATAAATCGATGGTAGCTTCCATGGTTATTATCTCACTATTATCCTTTGTTGTTTGGGTTCACCACTTCTTTACAATGGGTCAAGGTGCACTTACAAATAGTATCTTCTCCATTACAACAATGGCAATAGCAGTTCCAACCGGAATTAAGATATTTAACTGGCTACTGACGATGTGGAAAGGTAAAATTCGATTTACCACACCAATGCTTTATTCCATCGCATTTATTCCTTTATTTACAATTGGTGGAGTAACTGGTGTAATGCTTTCAATTGCAAGTGCAGACTATCAATATCACAATACGATGTTCTTAGTTGCTCACTTCCATAACGTAATTATTCCTGGTGTTGTATTTGCGATGATTGCAGGATTAATTTATTACTGGCCAAAAATGTTTGGCTTCCTATTAAACGAAAGAATTGGTAAATGGGCATTCTGGAATATCGTTATCGGTTTCTGTCTATCCTTCTTCCCAATGTACATTACAGGATTAGACGGGCAAGCAAGACGTATGTATACGTATTCGGAAGCTTCTGGTTTCGGTCCATTGAACTTACTATCGTTTGGTGGAGTAGCATTATTAACCCTAGGATTTATCCTTCTGGTTTACAATATATATTATAGTTTCCGTCATGCACCAAGAAATGTTGGAGATGATCCATGGAACGCTCGCTCTTTAGAATGGGCTACGCATAATCCAGTTCCAGAATATAATTTTGCTGTTACACCAACTGTAGATTCAGAAGAAGCATTTTGGGATTACAAGAAAAACGGATATAAATTGTTTAAAGAACCAATTAGTGACATTCATATGCCGAATAACAGTGGTTGGTCCATTATATTAGCAGGTTTCTTCTTTATCTTTGGTTTCTTCTTTGTATTCCATGTATGGGCAGGAGTAATTGTCGGAGCAATCGGAATACTAGGCTGTCTTCTATACCGTACATTTGAAAAAGATGATGGTCATCATATTCATAAAGAAGAAATTATCGAGACCGAAAAGAAATTTGGAGGTGACAAGAAATGA
- the qoxC gene encoding cytochrome aa3 quinol oxidase subunit III has protein sequence MKIDSNQPLEYSTEQNKMNILGFWIFLGAEIMLFATLFTSYFIYEGRGVGSGPSSAEIFEIGPVIINTMILLTSSFTIGLAIHAMRIQRTKAMIGFLIVTLVLGAAFVSVEIYEFIHFYHIGATLQTSGFTATLFTTLATHGAHVTFGLFWGTMIIIQLVKHGLTAQTANKSFIFSLYWHFLDVMWIFIFSFVYLKGMM, from the coding sequence ATGAAAATAGATTCTAATCAACCTCTTGAATATAGTACAGAACAAAATAAGATGAATATCCTTGGATTTTGGATATTTTTAGGTGCAGAGATAATGTTGTTTGCCACCCTGTTTACAAGCTACTTTATTTACGAAGGTCGTGGTGTTGGATCAGGTCCAAGTTCGGCAGAAATCTTTGAAATAGGACCTGTTATCATTAATACAATGATCTTATTAACAAGTAGTTTTACAATTGGATTAGCGATACATGCCATGCGAATCCAACGTACTAAAGCAATGATCGGTTTTCTGATTGTTACACTAGTACTTGGTGCAGCGTTTGTCAGTGTTGAAATTTATGAGTTCATTCATTTCTATCACATAGGCGCTACATTACAAACAAGTGGTTTTACTGCTACATTATTTACTACCCTAGCAACACATGGAGCGCACGTTACATTTGGTCTATTCTGGGGAACAATGATTATTATTCAATTGGTAAAGCATGGATTAACAGCTCAAACAGCGAATAAATCATTTATATTCTCATTATATTGGCATTTCCTTGATGTAATGTGGATCTTCATCTTTAGCTTTGTGTACTTGAAAGGAATGATGTAA